The Mytilus galloprovincialis chromosome 3, xbMytGall1.hap1.1, whole genome shotgun sequence genomic interval tacattgacctatagttgatagtttctgtgtcattttggtctattgtggggtgttgtctcattggcaatcataccacatcttttttttatgaaagcgctaacacggtgatttcatcccttcgaaccaagatccatcttcaaacatacggacataaagcagttaaaaggtagaacgtataaaaatcaaataaggaacaaatgagtatcgaacataaagtaaaaggatcggttgagcacaaacacatataaataggtcataaaaagatcattttacctcaacaaatttagaactattaccagatataagagtataaacaattaaaaagggggaaggatattaaaaatagaataagtaacgaataaggaatagggaataagtaacgaataggtaacgatagggaatagggaataagtaacgaataagtaacgaatagggaatagggaataggtaacgaataggtaacgaatagggaatagggaataggtaacgaataggtaacgaatagggaatagggaataggtaacgaataggtaacgaatagggaatagggaataggtaacgaataggtaacgaatagggaatagggaataggtaacgaatagggaatagggaataggtaacgaatagggaatagggaataagtaaccaacttgacgtccataataactctcatatattatatatatatataaaatacaaataaatgctACTGTGTATGTTATGTTATTAGTAGCACAATGGAGTTATAATATGAAAACCCCTGTCGTCATACTGAAACATGAATAAACACATTCACTCACTCTTATATTACTTAACAACTGTAATATTAGTAATTGAAATGAGTATTtatgaattaatttataaaaaagaacagAATAAAATCAACATATAATGTTTGTATCTTCGTGATTAGATCAATATCTTGAAAAATAAATCGAGAAATCACCTACCATTTTAAAATCGTCTGATGATAACGACCTAAATTCAAATTATGtgtattttaaaaccaaaagtcGTTGTTGGGGTTAGTTACTTGAGCCAGTTTTTATTGACACAAGTTGTTTTAATTATTCACAAAAGAATTTGAGTATATTAAATCAGCCATGAAATTACATTCATAAAACGGtgataatttgaaataaagttGTGCTGTTAACACCGTatataacagaaaacaatttaaattgaACAAATGACATTAATTTTCAAGTCTggacaaactttaaaattttgataaaagatattggtaaaaaaaaaaagggtggaCTGAACTTCAGCCAAAACATTTTGTTCGTTCCCCCTCCTTTTGCCACGAacaattacaatatataaaacaGAGAGattataataaacatttaatattaagaTTGTAAATTTCAAAACAGATGAATACTAAAGTACCGATGATGATAAATGATGCacgtgaaaaaaaataaaaacaaaactttgttaGATTTCATACAGTTTCCAACTTTAAATTAGATGAACAACATAGTGTGTTGTTTAAACTTCCGACCGTGCGAggactgtatagccagtcaaggtcattaaacacTCCCATCGTCatcatagaaaatgaaaacaacacgttataaatggCATGCATCCGAAGCTCTTTTTGAGTCTACCGccatcaggaacgctcaatgccaaatatttaaaagcaaaggATGTATAAGAAGCagaacagttgaagagctatattgcaacaaaaaaaagtcataaaaaagttaacattttgcAAAGAATTACCGCAGTTCAATTGAACTGGATACCGCTGAACTAATTTATAGAACTtgatttagggagctaccatttgatttttatgggggggggggggggatgaaaaattttgtcctgcatttttttttttagctgtaatctctgtcctgactttttatttttcactctgtttggtcctgattttttttttttttagtttatcctgacttttttttacctaaattgtcatcctgattttttttccccccataaaaatcaaatggtagctcccttatttgcAACGTTGACTTTTATGATATCGCGTAAAAACAGAAATAATTCTATCCTAGATTCAGATATCAATTTTGGGTTCACATGTGAACCTTATATCAAACATTGTTTTTCTTCTTTCCTTTTTTCATATGGGTTTTCATTACAGAGTTTAGATACCCCAACTCGACTAGTCTTTCGTTTTTCACATATCTGTTATGGTAATGAAAGGTTCAACGTTATAAATtgttatcatatgtttagtagttttgcatatttgataattagcctgctgtttaatccatatcgcgcaactttgatgcgcaccctttatcgcataccctttatcacacccctaccctttattacacccctacatttttttttttttttttacatgaagtcagttttggttttttttttttttctaaagaaaaattGTCCTCAAAATAGGTCCAATAGAACGGTCATTCCggcgtgacgcaatttattgaatgacgtcattgtttggtatgtgacgtcatgaacgtcaagttttcatattttttggcacactaaatggaactataaaaaatacaaaacacacaaaaaaaaaatacaataataaacaaaatatttttaaacaacagcacgcaaattgtaaggtaacctaGGTGCttagtagaactgaaggtaacccagtgctatggatcagaaaacagttcatataatataatactcttctgttgaaatatatgataaagcgtataaaacatggcaaaatccgtatcaccctcgaccaatatcatccctcgggcctaaaggcccttgggctgatattggtgtctcgggatgatacaacatatgatacggattttgccatgtattattctctatgtatcACTGTAGTGTTAGATTATAAAGATATCAGGGATGTCGTTGCCACAAATTACTAAAAacctgtacatttttttttcaaagatacgACGATTTAGATCTTAAATTTCATGTTTGAaattataataattgttttattgatgCTCACATTGGCTTGTTACTGTAACAAGAATACAGATAAacttaaatacatgttttgtttaatatacagataatataaaaacatacggTTCGTCATACGGTCGAAGATTTTTTTTCGCATTGTGCAAGGTCATGTTTTCCTCGACTGCTTATGAAGTCTTCACACTAAACCCATTGGATGCGTACCGACTGATACTTTGTCTTCAATACATAATTTGTTAATTTAGTTGTTATtgctttataatttaattttggatgtaacgcgtcttctgattggctgacgttattttgttatgagcccatagacataatttagtcatgtgaccgtaacgtcatcaacgttttttcatggttttctacggtttaaaatggaatttagaattaaattataagaaatgactgtaatattttttctgtctattcgaaataacattaaaaatgtggtgcacactgtaaataacccgctacgcgcgttattcagtgtgcaccacattttttatgttatttcttcatagacagaaaaaatattagtcattccttaagtaACTGACGTTTAGTAACTGCGGACagatttttatagatatttttatgTCGCGGCATGTTCTATATCAGTAGCTTAAAGTTCAATGGTTGTTGTTTTTTGCTAGATACCTtaaccatttttttgttttttgtacgcAAATTATGCCGTTGAAcatatcgtttgaattgtttaacctTTCCAAGGTCCTTTTTCTTTTCATAAGCCCAATTGTGAAGGCCGTTTTGTGACCTTTGGTTTCCAACATCTACGACATTTGTCTATTTTACATTTACACTTGGATTTGAGACCACGTGATAACGACGCCCCACGATAACGGTATCATTCCGAAAAGAAGACACTTTCTTGTTATTTCTATTGTATAACACACAATTTATCCCACATCATGTAGTCGACGTTTTCAAACTAATAAAGCATACTTCCAAGTCAGAAGCTTCTGGCCTTGGTAGACtcgtatgttgttttttttttttaaatttagttcatttatatgttttggtgtCTAGTATGATGTCATTTTTAGTGATGATGATGGGAGTTTTTAACGACcatgactggctatacagccctcgtaCGGTCGGTGAACTAGTACACATATTTGTTAAAGGGCCAGCTGAAGTCCGCCTCCGGTTGCAGGATTTTCCCGCTTtgctgaagacccattggtggtcttcggcttttttctgctatttggtcgggtttttgtatctttgacacaatacccattttcattctcatttttttttatatgtgcaGGTTAATAATATTATCCATCACAACTGCCAAACTCACGCTCTTTAACCTTATAACATATCAAACTGTATGGTAAAGGGGGAAGTAAGGCGACTCACTGATGATGCCACATGATtgcttatttttttgtattgttaggAATTTAAGAAGTTACTCCGGaacagaagagaaaaaaaaatgtatagaaaccaAACATGTACAACGTACAAATAAACAGAACTGTCAAAACTTCACATAAACTGTTTACAATAGACACAAGTTGTGCTCAACTGTCTTACATGACTGGtgcgttcgactccaatcttttAAAATTGACTTGGATTGCCAGTTATACTTCTCAAAGTCAGTGGTTTCTTCGACCACCCCGGCGTCCTTTACAAGTGGAAATGACCGCTACGATACACCAGGGTCGTAACTAGCCTCTtctaatagtgaggcaaaatatattcgccgagtggagcgaggcgaaaaaattttgacGAGGGGTttggcccccagaagctctgagaaaaattacgaaaaatcgtgcattctgaaaGTTTCacggataaagcaaaaatcgtaattcatTAATAcaggatctgtctgtctgtttttgtcttaattttatTGTGCTTAGACTATGGTTAtgtttttatgactagatttaaatatagtgacagattgtactttaagtactagtactgcttcagtcgacactagggaccatcttgaccctgttttacggtattattgattcttttattgttgaaaacCCTCCAGCAACTTTGACCATTGTCTTCTAgaattttttctatgcattgactctGTGCGATTATGTTTCgtgcacatttactccatattcctttattttctgttagagggtctgaacatgacttaatgcaagttAAACCCTTCAATGgcaaaggtcatatggcaatacattattgtttttttcccCAAATTATTTGAATCCAGGTTATTGGTGACCTTACTCTAATTTAAAACATGTCAGCTTTCTAGTTTTATCTACCCCCCATGAAAAAAgacagttttgtattctttgatatcaagttcaattctccatgcagaaacgaccatttttttctgtgtcttgtagcatcgtatataaatattttctcacacaatatctggacatcggtgggcatggtacattgcaaaaccacacgtttacaaatgaaaatcatcacAAACCCGAGACAGTCACATAGAAGTAcaaaacaatagaccatcaactctgaaaactaaaagtaaaatagaaacatggatcacgaaaaacatgcaggggcgacaccagagagtgaaTATAACTCGCTTCTTGCTAGACACTTTCCATGAAAACAATTCGAtattaagacaatcttttgtttaattttttttttgaaatttctaacatgaggcatttgcttcatttgcctcaatgtagttacgacCCTGTACACACATGAGTGCCTGAACACtcataaacattatatatataacaaacgaTAGTAGTCATGTATGCaattacatgaaactgaaaaaagaagaaatattaatTTTGCTGGCATATTATCTTATTGATGATACTTCTGTATGGTTTCTTGTTGAGGTGATCATTGTATtgtatcaaattcaaattttaaattatcatttcTTATTGACTTCtgaaaaattagaattaaaaGGAATATCCCAATTTCTCACGTTACAAAATTTGAACATATGCTGTTTTATtcgataaatatattatttaaaatttgtttattgtttttgtgtCTCGTCATGGCTAATTTCCTTCATTTCGACGTCATCATTTTCAcaaattctacaaaaaaaaaaggaaaaagaataGTTATAGTATTTCACAATACGTATGTAATATACATCAtatgaaaaataacattcattttggttcaacatcttttttttaaatgtctgttATTGTTTTGAAACATAAAGCatatgttttgacattttgtgttgttttatcCTTGATAGGGCGAAATGTGTAATAAAAAAAGACGGACAGATTCAAATGTCTTATGCATAAACAGTGAATGGCTATTTTATGTAACAGTAAACTGCATCCTTTCACTGTTATATATTcaactttgtttatttatatgtacctcaaaataataataattgtgtGGGGTATTTTAAGAAGTGTATATGCATTACGCGTCATCTTCGGAAACTCTTTTGTGACAAACATTATTTATAGAAAGGCCACCGACTACTTGAAAATGTTGCTATGACATCattgagtttgtttttttttttttgtgttcatggCGATATACGTGATGTAGATACTCGCAGAGGGAAAGAAATAAATGAGTGGATCAACGAAAATcatgatgatatatttttttgtggaCGAAGCAGTTTTTAAAACTAAGAAAATAGATATTTAAGTTGGTTTGTCTGAAAACTGTCTTATATGATCTAAATCGAAAACAGACACctacattgaaaaataaaacatacccTCATAATTAACTTGTCCATCGCCGTCTATGTCAGCCTCTCGTATCATCTCGTCTACCTCTTCGTCTGTCAATTTTTCGCCGAGATTTGTCATCACGTGACGAAGTTCAGCTGCACTTATAAAACCATTGCCGTCCTTATCAAATACTCTGAATGCTTCTCTGATTTCTTCCTCGGAATCTGTGTCTTTCATTTTTCGGGCCATCATAGTAAGGAATTCTGGGAAATCTATCGTGCCATTACCTTGAAACAAAGTGAAAAAAAAGGCATGAGAAAGTGTTGGTTTGTTTGTAAAAtgtaatcaaagagctgatagctctgaggtggaagaaggtgaataaaaggtaacttgaataaccataaaagcagccccactcacccagcctgctttgttccattattgTTATGAtgtattttcttttcttcaaacaagaatgtgtcataagtacatggatttcacatccgtacaatcattttctatgttcagtggactgtggaAATTAGGTTActggtaaaatctttaatttggcagtaaaattagaaagatcatatcattaggaacacatgtgtacttagtttcaagttgattggatttcaacttcatcaaaaactacctcgactataaactttaacctgaagcaggatggatggacagaccagaaaacataatgcccataaatgcgGCATAAacatagtaagacttgttacgtACCCCCagcttttgaaagttcccatgggttttttttagtgcgcgacaacaattttaaaggttataaTTTTTAGCGAGGTATTTagcacgatctggattgtctagaaaaagtgtcatatttgtatgatgaacttacatgcctttttcttaagtctgtttgcatgatagttattaaatcggtagaaaagatgaacatgtagctagcagacgaggatttattttcttgtgtaagaatattagatgcttgttgaactttccaattttgaattatgcaaaaAGATGAACTTTTAACAGAACAACATTCCAAATGAGGGATTACcctcattggaagaacattacaatCCACTGTAAAAAATTAGCacctttttattcatattatttgatgaaacttttccccaagaactatgcatctatcaagtattaaatggtcaaaacatgtcaaaagaattttgtgatgtttctagacttatatcttctttattagtttgacccctcatttagaaaatttgtaccaaatataatgaattttcccacttttgagttaaaaatcttaaaattttctatcttttttatcAACAGTAAAATGACACCTTGTTTTAGGGATAGTCCCTCTTTTAAGGGACAGCATTCATAATGGGGGAGATGGTGTCCcaacctgtttgttggtctttgtgaaaaaaCATAGTACATTgttctttaaatgatttaattgaatacaaaaataaaatatgttacaacaagtattatgtcaataaattagtgaaaaataactttttattatctttttggaagtactgcatcattgaattttgtcaatcagccatgctttaagctgtgtaagaacctacttgcagatgaaaattcacaTGCCATGTTCACCATTTTCACTGActagatgaaaacaacacaagttcaaaatctagcatgtaagaataatcttcagagaaaacgtttttgattggcttataaattgatcatgagaaacacagaatttgattggctgaacaccttgggaacaaaataaggaacagATGAATTTCACTAAATCGGATTTTAGAGGTTTTTTTAACGATAcccttaatattattatttttcaaatgattGGACGTATTTTAAAACGTCCTTGTTAAGAGCAATGAGAATGAACACAGAGCGAACGTACTATACGGGCGAAAGAACTCAGGACGAACAGACaaagggcgaacatgtaaacagggcgagttgtcccgataccaaattaaCGCATgtgtaatttacataaataaaagg includes:
- the LOC143068048 gene encoding calmodulin encodes the protein MADQLSEEQIAEFKEAFSLFDKDGDGTITTKELGTVMRSLGQNPTEAELQDMINEVDADGNGTIDFPEFLTMMARKMKDTDSEEEIREAFRVFDKDGNGFISAAELRHVMTNLGEKLTDEEVDEMIREADIDGDGQVNYEEFVKMMTSK